A stretch of the Salmo salar chromosome ssa20, Ssal_v3.1, whole genome shotgun sequence genome encodes the following:
- the LOC106580858 gene encoding WD repeat-containing protein 20 isoform X1, producing MPVAPIFIVVSSIISRSKFQFPVWLVCRLLKMAGDGGALKDINEIKSQFRTREGFYKLLTLSDSQQRGGLPRGLSAGTTVGPGGGPGSIPGGGVGVVQGPGAASSNAAANSSPAGFLPPVRVSMVKLQPEDPSEESERVCFNIGRELYFYTYTNIKKAVDLSKPIDKRIYKGTQPTCHDFNQYSATADSVALIVGFSAGQVQYLDPIKKETSKLFNEERMIDKSKVTCLKWLPKSENLFLASYASGHLYLYNVEHPCGTAAPQYSLLRQGEGFAVYACKTKTPRNPLLRWAVGNGGLNEFAFSPDGVHVACVGQDGCLRVFHFDSMELQGVMKSYFGGLLCVSWSPDGKYLATGGEDDLVTVWSFAESRVVARGHGHKSWVNVVAFDPFTTSLEDEEPMELSGSEEDLQQGPLHFGRVRTSSTLSRLSRHSSKGGSPSVTYRFGSVGQDTQFCLWDLTDDVLYPRLPLSRALTNTFGPAIPSSVSGTINNTTGGGSGGVVGGVEGHHHPTTNPHQPPTMPLPLPRSLSRSNSLPHPAVANVSKGQSTTEGGGGSGGGNATPFSIGRFATLSLQERKSDKSGGSGVGGEKEHKRYHSLGNISKSNDKINVAPRSSRLDAAKVLGTTLCPRMHEVPLLEPLVCKKIAHERLTVLVFMDDCIITACQEGLICTWARPGKAVSPANLTAQNGNSPSGTVV from the exons ATGCCAGTCGCTCCCATTTTCATTGTAGTTTCGAGTATTATTTCCAGGTCAAAATTTCAGTTTCCTGTGTGGCTTGTTTGTAGGCTTCTAAAAATGGCCGGTGATGGAGGCGCTCTGAAGGATATCAATGAGATTAAATCCCAGTTCAGGACTAGAGAGGGTTTTTACAAACTACTGACCCTCTCGGATTCACAACAACGAGGCGGACTACCTCGGGGTCTGTCCGCAGGTACCACGGTGGGCCCCGGGGGTGGACCGGGTTCGATACCCGGTGGTGGTGTAGGTGTGGTGCAGGGGCCCGGAGCTGCCTCCAGCAATGCCGCAGCCAACTCCTCTCCGGCGGGATTCCTCCCTCCTGTCCGGGTCTCCATGGTGAAGCTTCAGCCGGAGGACCCGAGCGAAGAATCCGAGAGAGTGTGTTTTAACATCGGAAGAGAGCTTTATTTCTACACCTACACAAATATAAAGAAA GCTGTGGACCTCAGTAAACCTATAGACAAGCGTATCTACAAGGGCACCCAGCCCACCTGCCATGACTTCAACCAGTACTCTGCCACAGCAGACAGTGTGGCCCTCATTGTGGGCTTTTCAGCAGGCCAGGTTCAATACCTGGACCCCATTAAGAAGGAGACAAGCAAGCTCTTCaatgaggag AGGATGATAGACAAgtccaaggtaacctgtctgaaATGGCTGCCCAAGTCAGAGAACCTGTTCCTGGCCTCATACGCCAGTggtcacctctacctctacaacgTGGAGCACCCGTGTGGCACCGCCGCCCCGCAGTACTCCCTGCTCCGCCAGGGCGAGGGCTTTGCCGTCTACGCCTGCAAGACGAAGACACCCCGAAACCCGCTGCTGCGCTGGGCCGTAGGAAACGGAGGCCTTAATGAGTTTGCCTTCTCGCCGGACGGCGTGCATGTGGCGTGCGTGGGCCAGGACGGCTGCCTGCGCGTCTTTCACTTTGACTCCATGGAGCTGCAGGGCGTGATGAAGAGCTACTTCGGCGGCCTGCTGTGCGTCTCCTGGAGCCCCGATGGCAAATACCTGGCCACGGGCGGCGAGGACGACCTGGTGACGGTGTGGTCGTTTGCGGAGAGCCGCGTGGTGGCCCGGGGACACGGCCACAAGTCCTGGGTGAACGTGGTGGCCTTTGACCCCTTCACCACCAGCCTGGAGGACGAGGAGCCCATGGAGCTGAGTGGCAGCGAGGAGGACCTACAGCAGGGGCCGCTGCACTTTGGCCGCGTGCGCACCAGCAGCACGCTGTCACGCCTCTCCCGCCACAGCTCCAAGGGCGGCTCGCCCTCTGTCACCTACCGCTTCGGCTCGGTGGGCCAGGACACACAGTTCTGCCTGTGGGACCTGACGGATGACGTGCTGTACCCGCGGCTGCCCCTGTCCCGTGCCCTCACCAACACCTTCGGTCCCGCCATCCCCTCCTCTGTCAGCGGCACCATCAACAACACTACAGGCGGAGGGAGTGGGGGGGTCGTAGGCGGGGTAGAgggccaccaccaccccaccactaacccccacCAGCCCCCCACCATGCCCCTGCCACTCCCCCGCTCGCTGTCGCGCTCCAACTCCCTCCCGCACCCCGCCGTGGCCAACGTCTCTAAGGGCCAGAGCACGACAGAGGGCGGGGGAGGGAGCGGAGGGGGCAACGCCACCCCTTTCAGTATCGGCCGCTTCGCCACACTCTCCCTGCAGGAGCGGAAGTCGGACAAGTCTGGAGGGAGTGGGGTGGGCGGGGAGAAGGAGCACAAGCGCTACCATAGCCTGGGAAACATCAGCAAGAGCAATGACAAGATCAACGTAGCGCCACGCAGCAGTCGCCTGGACGCCGCCAAGGTCCTGGGCACCACCCTGTGTCCGCGGATGCACGAGGTGCCCCTGCTGGAGCCCCTGGTGTGTAAGAAGATCGCCCATGAGAGGCTGACCGTACTGGTGTTCATGGACGACTGCATCATCACCGCGTGCCAGGAGGGCCTCATCTGCACCTGGGCACGGCCGGGTAAAGCGGTGAGTCCTGCG AACTTGACAGCACAGAACGGGAACTCTCCCAGTGGCACGGTAGTATAG
- the LOC106580858 gene encoding WD repeat-containing protein 20 isoform X2, with product MPVAPIFIVVSSIISRSKFQFPVWLVCRLLKMAGDGGALKDINEIKSQFRTREGFYKLLTLSDSQQRGGLPRGLSAGTTVGPGGGPGSIPGGGVGVVQGPGAASSNAAANSSPAGFLPPVRVSMVKLQPEDPSEESERVCFNIGRELYFYTYTNIKKAVDLSKPIDKRIYKGTQPTCHDFNQYSATADSVALIVGFSAGQVQYLDPIKKETSKLFNEERMIDKSKVTCLKWLPKSENLFLASYASGHLYLYNVEHPCGTAAPQYSLLRQGEGFAVYACKTKTPRNPLLRWAVGNGGLNEFAFSPDGVHVACVGQDGCLRVFHFDSMELQGVMKSYFGGLLCVSWSPDGKYLATGGEDDLVTVWSFAESRVVARGHGHKSWVNVVAFDPFTTSLEDEEPMELSGSEEDLQQGPLHFGRVRTSSTLSRLSRHSSKGGSPSVTYRFGSVGQDTQFCLWDLTDDVLYPRLPLSRALTNTFGPAIPSSVSGTINNTTGGGSGGVVGGVEGHHHPTTNPHQPPTMPLPLPRSLSRSNSLPHPAVANVSKGQSTTEGGGGSGGGNATPFSIGRFATLSLQERKSDKSGGSGVGGEKEHKRYHSLGNISKSNDKINVAPRSSRLDAAKVLGTTLCPRMHEVPLLEPLVCKKIAHERLTVLVFMDDCIITACQEGLICTWARPGKANLTAQNGNSPSGTVV from the exons ATGCCAGTCGCTCCCATTTTCATTGTAGTTTCGAGTATTATTTCCAGGTCAAAATTTCAGTTTCCTGTGTGGCTTGTTTGTAGGCTTCTAAAAATGGCCGGTGATGGAGGCGCTCTGAAGGATATCAATGAGATTAAATCCCAGTTCAGGACTAGAGAGGGTTTTTACAAACTACTGACCCTCTCGGATTCACAACAACGAGGCGGACTACCTCGGGGTCTGTCCGCAGGTACCACGGTGGGCCCCGGGGGTGGACCGGGTTCGATACCCGGTGGTGGTGTAGGTGTGGTGCAGGGGCCCGGAGCTGCCTCCAGCAATGCCGCAGCCAACTCCTCTCCGGCGGGATTCCTCCCTCCTGTCCGGGTCTCCATGGTGAAGCTTCAGCCGGAGGACCCGAGCGAAGAATCCGAGAGAGTGTGTTTTAACATCGGAAGAGAGCTTTATTTCTACACCTACACAAATATAAAGAAA GCTGTGGACCTCAGTAAACCTATAGACAAGCGTATCTACAAGGGCACCCAGCCCACCTGCCATGACTTCAACCAGTACTCTGCCACAGCAGACAGTGTGGCCCTCATTGTGGGCTTTTCAGCAGGCCAGGTTCAATACCTGGACCCCATTAAGAAGGAGACAAGCAAGCTCTTCaatgaggag AGGATGATAGACAAgtccaaggtaacctgtctgaaATGGCTGCCCAAGTCAGAGAACCTGTTCCTGGCCTCATACGCCAGTggtcacctctacctctacaacgTGGAGCACCCGTGTGGCACCGCCGCCCCGCAGTACTCCCTGCTCCGCCAGGGCGAGGGCTTTGCCGTCTACGCCTGCAAGACGAAGACACCCCGAAACCCGCTGCTGCGCTGGGCCGTAGGAAACGGAGGCCTTAATGAGTTTGCCTTCTCGCCGGACGGCGTGCATGTGGCGTGCGTGGGCCAGGACGGCTGCCTGCGCGTCTTTCACTTTGACTCCATGGAGCTGCAGGGCGTGATGAAGAGCTACTTCGGCGGCCTGCTGTGCGTCTCCTGGAGCCCCGATGGCAAATACCTGGCCACGGGCGGCGAGGACGACCTGGTGACGGTGTGGTCGTTTGCGGAGAGCCGCGTGGTGGCCCGGGGACACGGCCACAAGTCCTGGGTGAACGTGGTGGCCTTTGACCCCTTCACCACCAGCCTGGAGGACGAGGAGCCCATGGAGCTGAGTGGCAGCGAGGAGGACCTACAGCAGGGGCCGCTGCACTTTGGCCGCGTGCGCACCAGCAGCACGCTGTCACGCCTCTCCCGCCACAGCTCCAAGGGCGGCTCGCCCTCTGTCACCTACCGCTTCGGCTCGGTGGGCCAGGACACACAGTTCTGCCTGTGGGACCTGACGGATGACGTGCTGTACCCGCGGCTGCCCCTGTCCCGTGCCCTCACCAACACCTTCGGTCCCGCCATCCCCTCCTCTGTCAGCGGCACCATCAACAACACTACAGGCGGAGGGAGTGGGGGGGTCGTAGGCGGGGTAGAgggccaccaccaccccaccactaacccccacCAGCCCCCCACCATGCCCCTGCCACTCCCCCGCTCGCTGTCGCGCTCCAACTCCCTCCCGCACCCCGCCGTGGCCAACGTCTCTAAGGGCCAGAGCACGACAGAGGGCGGGGGAGGGAGCGGAGGGGGCAACGCCACCCCTTTCAGTATCGGCCGCTTCGCCACACTCTCCCTGCAGGAGCGGAAGTCGGACAAGTCTGGAGGGAGTGGGGTGGGCGGGGAGAAGGAGCACAAGCGCTACCATAGCCTGGGAAACATCAGCAAGAGCAATGACAAGATCAACGTAGCGCCACGCAGCAGTCGCCTGGACGCCGCCAAGGTCCTGGGCACCACCCTGTGTCCGCGGATGCACGAGGTGCCCCTGCTGGAGCCCCTGGTGTGTAAGAAGATCGCCCATGAGAGGCTGACCGTACTGGTGTTCATGGACGACTGCATCATCACCGCGTGCCAGGAGGGCCTCATCTGCACCTGGGCACGGCCGGGTAAAGCG AACTTGACAGCACAGAACGGGAACTCTCCCAGTGGCACGGTAGTATAG
- the LOC106580893 gene encoding mitogen-activated protein kinase kinase kinase kinase 5 isoform X2 encodes MDSQNRAALDISTRNPQDDFEILLRVGGGTYGEVYKARNKQNGELAAIKVIKMEPEEDFSVIQQEIVIVRSCKHRNIVAYYGSYIQANKLSICMEFCGGGSLQDVYHVTGPLSELQIAFICREMFQGLDYLHGQKKIHRDIKGANILLNDQGEVKLADFGISAQITATLSRRMSFIGTPYWMAPEVAAVEIKGGYNELCDVWSVGITAIELAELQPPLFDVHPLRVLFLMSKSGYQPPKLKEKSKWSSIFYNFVKTMLIRNTKKRPSASKMLTHLFLTQPCLRQDLILDLLEKLRHPEKLKPCLPSEEEDVEVVIPGSLRRIHSINRHNQAERTNSDISLEQLYTKRPVKTAPPQAMVRPTVQCSTLGSTGSDKSLIRDQCLDSDDDYDDVDIPTICTRSETIPLDDIPPPLPPKPKVYTSSEEFVTGEDERGRILRTLYAPSPLLRTSSGTHTRPVPRPRSQRNVNSDPVSFPLHITDRSAGLQPPELPPKKDRRRRQPPQDPVECPSPVLKKPPVYFKKVFHGCPLKVNSSTTWDHPTTKDHHLILGADEGIYTLNLNSSDATMELLYPGKCSWVYTISNVLMSISGKSSQLHSHLLKELYEQARKEQRMVALPTHRLLPRKFAVSCKIPDTKGCKTCSVASNVQRGCVFLCCAQETSVVLLQWYEPMHKFMLIKHFDFPLPSPLRVFEMVVAPQQEYPLVCIGVHRGPSPEQPIQLDNMNLNSNTSWFTNTGLESRCPDTVQVNQLDCNTLLVLYENSVHIVGLEGAQRSHRMLQAETTFTFDVEAVVYFENTLLAMWRHGWQRRGEGPDVLQEIIDPKKTYRLVGSDRCHGDAAV; translated from the exons ATGGACTCCCAGAACCGGGCTGCACTGGACATCTCCACCCGGAACCCGCAGGATGACTTTGAGATTCTGCTCCGGGTCGGTGGAGGCACCTATGGCGAGGTTTACAAG GCTCGGAACAAGCAGAACGGGGAGCTGGCGGCCATCAAGGTCATCAAGATGGAGCCAG AGGAGGACTTCTCAGTAATCCAGCAGGAGATCGTCATAGTGAGGAGCTGCAAGCACCGCAACATTGTGGCCTACTATGgcagctatataca GGCCAACAAGCTGTCGATCTGCATGGAGTTCTGTGGAGGAGGCTCTCTTCAGGACGTctaccatg TGACCGGGCCTCTCTCTGAGCTTCAGATTGCATTTATCTGCAGGGAGATGTTTCAG GGTCTGGATTACTTACATGGCCAGAAGAAGATTCATAGAGACATAAAG GGGGCCAACATCCTCCTGAATGACCAAGGAGAGGTGAAGCTAG CGGACTTTGGGATTTCGGCACAGATCACGGCTACTTTGTCACGGCGGATGTCCTTCATCGGGACTCCTTACTG GATGGCGCCAGAGGTGGCTGCCGTGGAGATAAAGGGGGGTTACAATGAGCTGTGTGACGTGTGGTCTGTGGGAATCACTGCCATCGAGCTGGCTGAGCTGCAGCCACCCCTATTCGATGTGCACCCACTACG GGTGCTGTTCCTCATGTCCAAAAGTGGCTACCAGCCTCCTAAACTAAAGGAAAAGTCCAAATG GTCCTCCATTTTCTATAATTTTGTCAAGACGATGCTGATCAGGAACACTAAGAAGAGACCCAGTGCCTCAAAGATGCTGACA cacCTGTTTCTGACCCAGCCGTGTCTGAGGCAGGATCTGATCTTGGATCTGCTGGAGAAGCTGCGTCACCCTGAGAAACTGAAGCCCTGCCTGCCGTCTGAGGAGGAGGACGTGGAG GTTGTGATACCCGGCTCCTTGAGAAGGATTCACTCCATTAACAGACACAACCAGGCAGAGAGAACCAACTCTGACATCAGCT tggagcagctctACACCAAGAGACCAGTAAAGACAGCCCCACCACAAGCAATG GTACgacctacagtacagtgttccacACTGGGATCCACTGGCAGCGACAAGAGTCTAATCAG GGACCAATGCCTGGACTCGGATGATGACTACGATGACGTGGACAT TCCCACCATCTGCACCAGGAG CGAAACAATCCCACTAGATGACATCCCACCCCCACTCCCTCCTAAG CCCAAAGTTTATACCAGTTCAGAGGAGTTTGTGACAGGGGAGGACGAACGTGGCCGGATACTGCGCACCCTCTACGCCCCCTCGCCGCTCCTCCGAACATCTAGTGGCACCCACACACGCCCCGTCCCTCGTCCACGGTCCCAGCGAAACGTCAACTCCG ACCCTGTTTCCTTCCCATTACACATAACAGACAGATCAGCGGGCCTCCAACCGCCTGAGCTGCCCCCCAAGAAAGACAGGAGAAGGAGACAGCCCCCCCAG GATCCAGTTGAATGTCCCAGCCCCGTGCTGAAGAAACCACCA GTGTACTTTAAGAAAGTATTCCATGGATGTCCATTGAAAGTGAATAGTTCAACGACGTGGGACCATCCGACAACCAAAGACCACCACCTGATCCTGGGAGCAGACGAGGGGATCTACACCCTCAACCTGAACAGCTCAGACGCCACCATGGAGCTG CTCTATCCAGGAAAGTGCAGCTGGGTTTACACCATTAGTAATGTCCTCATGTCAATATCAG GTAAGTCGTCCCAGCTCCATTCTCACTTACTGAAGGAGTTGTATGAGCAGGCCCGAAAGGAGCAGCGAATGGTGGCCTTGCCAACCCACAGACTATTGCCTAG GAAGTTTGCTGTCTCATGTAAGATACCAGACACAAAAGGCTGCAAGacctgctcagtgg CCAGTAACGTGCAGCGGGGCTGTGTGTTCCTGTGCTGTGCCCAGGAGACCAGTGTGGTGCTCCTGCAGTGGTACGAGCCCATGCATAAGTTCATGCTCATCAAG CACTTTGACTTCCCCCTGCCCAGTCCCCTGCGTGTGTTTGAGATGGTGGTGGCACCGCAGCAAGAGTACCCTCTAGTGTGTATCGGGGTACACAGGGGCCCCAGTCCTGAGCAGCCCATTCAACTGGACAACATGAACCTCAACTCCAACACCTCTTGGTTCACCAACACTGGCTTAG AGAGCCGGTGTCCTGACACAGTGCAGGTGAACCAGCTGGACTGTAACACTCTGCTGGTGCTCTATGAGA ATTCAGTACACATAGTGGGCCTGGAGGGGGCGCAGAGGAGCCACAGGATGCTTCAAGCTGAGACCACTTTCACTTTTGATGTGGAAGCTGTAG tgTATTTTGAGAACACTCTGCTGGCCATGTGGCGTCATggctggcagaggagaggagagggcccaGACGTACTGCAGGAGATCATAGACCCCAAGAAGACCTACCGTCTAGTGGGATCAGACCG TTGTCATGGAGACGCGGCAGTGTGA
- the LOC106580893 gene encoding mitogen-activated protein kinase kinase kinase kinase 5 isoform X1 produces the protein MDSQNRAALDISTRNPQDDFEILLRVGGGTYGEVYKARNKQNGELAAIKVIKMEPEEDFSVIQQEIVIVRSCKHRNIVAYYGSYIQANKLSICMEFCGGGSLQDVYHVTGPLSELQIAFICREMFQGLDYLHGQKKIHRDIKGANILLNDQGEVKLADFGISAQITATLSRRMSFIGTPYWMAPEVAAVEIKGGYNELCDVWSVGITAIELAELQPPLFDVHPLRVLFLMSKSGYQPPKLKEKSKWSSIFYNFVKTMLIRNTKKRPSASKMLTHLFLTQPCLRQDLILDLLEKLRHPEKLKPCLPSEEEDVEVVIPGSLRRIHSINRHNQAERTNSDISLEQLYTKRPVKTAPPQAMVRPTVQCSTLGSTGSDKSLIRDQCLDSDDDYDDVDIPTICTRSETIPLDDIPPPLPPKPKVYTSSEEFVTGEDERGRILRTLYAPSPLLRTSSGTHTRPVPRPRSQRNVNSDPVSFPLHITDRSAGLQPPELPPKKDRRRRQPPQDPVECPSPVLKKPPVYFKKVFHGCPLKVNSSTTWDHPTTKDHHLILGADEGIYTLNLNSSDATMELLYPGKCSWVYTISNVLMSISGKSSQLHSHLLKELYEQARKEQRMVALPTHRLLPRKFAVSCKIPDTKGCKTCSVASNVQRGCVFLCCAQETSVVLLQWYEPMHKFMLIKHFDFPLPSPLRVFEMVVAPQQEYPLVCIGVHRGPSPEQPIQLDNMNLNSNTSWFTNTGLESRCPDTVQVNQLDCNTLLVLYENSVHIVGLEGAQRSHRMLQAETTFTFDVEAVVYFENTLLAMWRHGWQRRGEGPDVLQEIIDPKKTYRLVGSDRIVVMETRQCEDHSGLCNLYILEIAENYVPVP, from the exons ATGGACTCCCAGAACCGGGCTGCACTGGACATCTCCACCCGGAACCCGCAGGATGACTTTGAGATTCTGCTCCGGGTCGGTGGAGGCACCTATGGCGAGGTTTACAAG GCTCGGAACAAGCAGAACGGGGAGCTGGCGGCCATCAAGGTCATCAAGATGGAGCCAG AGGAGGACTTCTCAGTAATCCAGCAGGAGATCGTCATAGTGAGGAGCTGCAAGCACCGCAACATTGTGGCCTACTATGgcagctatataca GGCCAACAAGCTGTCGATCTGCATGGAGTTCTGTGGAGGAGGCTCTCTTCAGGACGTctaccatg TGACCGGGCCTCTCTCTGAGCTTCAGATTGCATTTATCTGCAGGGAGATGTTTCAG GGTCTGGATTACTTACATGGCCAGAAGAAGATTCATAGAGACATAAAG GGGGCCAACATCCTCCTGAATGACCAAGGAGAGGTGAAGCTAG CGGACTTTGGGATTTCGGCACAGATCACGGCTACTTTGTCACGGCGGATGTCCTTCATCGGGACTCCTTACTG GATGGCGCCAGAGGTGGCTGCCGTGGAGATAAAGGGGGGTTACAATGAGCTGTGTGACGTGTGGTCTGTGGGAATCACTGCCATCGAGCTGGCTGAGCTGCAGCCACCCCTATTCGATGTGCACCCACTACG GGTGCTGTTCCTCATGTCCAAAAGTGGCTACCAGCCTCCTAAACTAAAGGAAAAGTCCAAATG GTCCTCCATTTTCTATAATTTTGTCAAGACGATGCTGATCAGGAACACTAAGAAGAGACCCAGTGCCTCAAAGATGCTGACA cacCTGTTTCTGACCCAGCCGTGTCTGAGGCAGGATCTGATCTTGGATCTGCTGGAGAAGCTGCGTCACCCTGAGAAACTGAAGCCCTGCCTGCCGTCTGAGGAGGAGGACGTGGAG GTTGTGATACCCGGCTCCTTGAGAAGGATTCACTCCATTAACAGACACAACCAGGCAGAGAGAACCAACTCTGACATCAGCT tggagcagctctACACCAAGAGACCAGTAAAGACAGCCCCACCACAAGCAATG GTACgacctacagtacagtgttccacACTGGGATCCACTGGCAGCGACAAGAGTCTAATCAG GGACCAATGCCTGGACTCGGATGATGACTACGATGACGTGGACAT TCCCACCATCTGCACCAGGAG CGAAACAATCCCACTAGATGACATCCCACCCCCACTCCCTCCTAAG CCCAAAGTTTATACCAGTTCAGAGGAGTTTGTGACAGGGGAGGACGAACGTGGCCGGATACTGCGCACCCTCTACGCCCCCTCGCCGCTCCTCCGAACATCTAGTGGCACCCACACACGCCCCGTCCCTCGTCCACGGTCCCAGCGAAACGTCAACTCCG ACCCTGTTTCCTTCCCATTACACATAACAGACAGATCAGCGGGCCTCCAACCGCCTGAGCTGCCCCCCAAGAAAGACAGGAGAAGGAGACAGCCCCCCCAG GATCCAGTTGAATGTCCCAGCCCCGTGCTGAAGAAACCACCA GTGTACTTTAAGAAAGTATTCCATGGATGTCCATTGAAAGTGAATAGTTCAACGACGTGGGACCATCCGACAACCAAAGACCACCACCTGATCCTGGGAGCAGACGAGGGGATCTACACCCTCAACCTGAACAGCTCAGACGCCACCATGGAGCTG CTCTATCCAGGAAAGTGCAGCTGGGTTTACACCATTAGTAATGTCCTCATGTCAATATCAG GTAAGTCGTCCCAGCTCCATTCTCACTTACTGAAGGAGTTGTATGAGCAGGCCCGAAAGGAGCAGCGAATGGTGGCCTTGCCAACCCACAGACTATTGCCTAG GAAGTTTGCTGTCTCATGTAAGATACCAGACACAAAAGGCTGCAAGacctgctcagtgg CCAGTAACGTGCAGCGGGGCTGTGTGTTCCTGTGCTGTGCCCAGGAGACCAGTGTGGTGCTCCTGCAGTGGTACGAGCCCATGCATAAGTTCATGCTCATCAAG CACTTTGACTTCCCCCTGCCCAGTCCCCTGCGTGTGTTTGAGATGGTGGTGGCACCGCAGCAAGAGTACCCTCTAGTGTGTATCGGGGTACACAGGGGCCCCAGTCCTGAGCAGCCCATTCAACTGGACAACATGAACCTCAACTCCAACACCTCTTGGTTCACCAACACTGGCTTAG AGAGCCGGTGTCCTGACACAGTGCAGGTGAACCAGCTGGACTGTAACACTCTGCTGGTGCTCTATGAGA ATTCAGTACACATAGTGGGCCTGGAGGGGGCGCAGAGGAGCCACAGGATGCTTCAAGCTGAGACCACTTTCACTTTTGATGTGGAAGCTGTAG tgTATTTTGAGAACACTCTGCTGGCCATGTGGCGTCATggctggcagaggagaggagagggcccaGACGTACTGCAGGAGATCATAGACCCCAAGAAGACCTACCGTCTAGTGGGATCAGACCG GATAGTTGTCATGGAGACGCGGCAGTGTGAGGACCATTCGGGGCTCTGTAACCTGTACATCCTGGAGATTGCCGAGAACTATGTCCCAGTACCTTGA